A stretch of Corynebacterium timonense DNA encodes these proteins:
- the sucB gene encoding 2-oxoglutarate dehydrogenase, E2 component, dihydrolipoamide succinyltransferase translates to MAHSVEMPELGESVTEGTITTWLKSVGDTVEADEPLLEVSTDKVDTEIPSPVSGVLLEIKAEEDDTVDVGEVIAIIGDEGEEPSSDDKGSDDDNAESSESSESAETSESADSSEDSSAPKKKSGGSATDVEMPELGESVTEGTITTWLKSVGDTVEVDEPLLEVSTDKVDTEIPSPVAGTLIEILAEEDDTVEVGSVIARVGDADAAASESEPDGTDTDSDTDSDSAADSDAEEEKAEEKQDEPKKKSGGSATDVEMPELGESVTEGTITTWLKTVGDTVEVDEPLLEVSTDKVDTEIPSPVAGTLIEILAEEDDTVEVGSVIARVGDADAAASESEPDDTDADTDSDSDADTDAEEEKNEPEKNDAEKAEEKAEPKKASKSASSEKVPYVTPLVRKLAEKHGVDLNSIEGTGVGGRIRKQDVLAAAEGGSSAEKSSEAQASSEQAEKKGPRANWSTKSVDPSKEELIGTTKKVSRIREITASTMVESLRTTAQLTHVQEVDVTRVAELRKKVKPRFQEKHGVNITYLAFFVKAAAEALVSHPNVNASFDEKEKEITYHSDVNIGIAVDTPQGLLVPVIKKAQDLNLAEIATAIADLADRARNKKLRPDDITGATFTVTNIGSEGALLDTPILTPPQAGILGTAAIEKRPVIVTEDGIDSIAIRQMCYLPFTYDHQLVDGADAGRFVSTIKDRIEAGDFESDLDL, encoded by the coding sequence ATGGCTCACTCTGTAGAGATGCCCGAGCTGGGCGAATCGGTCACTGAAGGCACCATTACCACGTGGCTGAAGTCCGTCGGCGACACCGTCGAGGCCGACGAGCCCCTGCTCGAGGTCTCCACCGACAAGGTCGACACCGAGATTCCCTCCCCGGTTTCGGGTGTTCTCCTGGAGATCAAGGCTGAGGAAGACGACACTGTCGACGTCGGCGAGGTCATCGCGATCATCGGCGACGAAGGCGAGGAGCCGTCGTCCGACGACAAGGGATCCGACGACGATAACGCCGAATCGTCCGAATCCTCCGAGTCGGCCGAGACCTCCGAGTCCGCCGACTCCTCTGAAGATTCCTCCGCGCCGAAGAAGAAGTCCGGCGGCTCTGCCACCGACGTTGAGATGCCGGAGCTCGGCGAGTCCGTCACCGAGGGCACCATTACCACGTGGCTGAAGTCCGTCGGCGACACCGTCGAGGTCGACGAGCCGCTGCTCGAGGTCTCCACCGACAAGGTCGACACCGAAATCCCCTCCCCCGTCGCCGGCACCCTCATTGAGATCCTCGCGGAGGAAGACGACACCGTCGAGGTCGGCTCCGTCATCGCCCGCGTCGGCGATGCCGACGCGGCAGCCAGCGAGTCCGAGCCCGACGGCACCGACACCGACTCCGACACCGACTCCGACTCCGCCGCTGACTCCGACGCTGAGGAGGAGAAGGCCGAGGAGAAGCAGGACGAACCGAAGAAGAAGTCCGGCGGCTCTGCCACCGACGTTGAGATGCCGGAGCTCGGCGAGTCCGTCACCGAGGGCACCATCACCACGTGGCTGAAGACCGTCGGCGACACCGTCGAGGTCGACGAGCCGCTGCTCGAGGTCTCCACCGACAAGGTCGACACCGAAATCCCCTCCCCCGTCGCCGGCACCCTCATTGAGATCCTCGCGGAGGAAGACGACACCGTCGAGGTCGGCTCCGTCATCGCCCGCGTCGGCGATGCCGACGCGGCAGCCAGCGAGTCCGAGCCCGACGACACCGACGCTGACACTGACTCCGACTCCGACGCTGACACCGACGCCGAGGAAGAGAAGAACGAACCGGAGAAGAACGACGCGGAGAAGGCTGAAGAAAAGGCCGAGCCAAAAAAGGCTTCGAAGAGCGCCAGCAGCGAGAAAGTCCCTTACGTGACCCCGCTCGTGCGCAAGCTCGCTGAGAAGCACGGCGTCGACCTGAACTCGATCGAGGGCACCGGCGTCGGCGGACGCATCCGCAAGCAGGACGTTCTCGCGGCAGCAGAGGGCGGCTCCTCCGCAGAGAAGTCCTCCGAGGCGCAGGCCTCCTCCGAGCAGGCGGAGAAGAAGGGCCCGCGCGCCAACTGGTCCACCAAGTCGGTTGACCCCTCCAAGGAGGAACTCATCGGCACCACGAAGAAGGTGAGCCGCATCCGCGAGATCACCGCCTCCACGATGGTGGAGTCGCTGCGCACGACCGCGCAGCTCACCCACGTTCAGGAAGTCGACGTGACCCGCGTGGCCGAACTGCGCAAGAAGGTCAAGCCGCGCTTCCAGGAGAAGCACGGGGTCAACATCACCTACTTGGCGTTCTTCGTCAAGGCTGCGGCCGAAGCGCTCGTGTCCCATCCGAACGTCAACGCCTCCTTTGACGAGAAGGAAAAGGAGATCACCTACCACTCCGACGTGAACATCGGCATCGCCGTGGATACGCCGCAGGGCCTGCTCGTGCCGGTGATCAAGAAAGCCCAGGACCTCAACCTGGCCGAGATCGCCACGGCCATCGCCGACCTCGCCGACCGTGCCCGCAACAAGAAGCTGCGCCCGGACGACATCACCGGCGCAACCTTCACGGTGACGAACATTGGCTCCGAGGGCGCCCTCCTGGACACCCCGATCCTCACCCCGCCGCAGGCTGGCATCCTCGGCACCGCCGCGATTGAGAAGCGCCCCGTCATCGTCACCGAGGACGGCATCGACTCGATCGCGATCCGCCAGATGTGCTACCTGCCGTTCACCTACGACCACCAGCTGGTCGACGGTGCGGATGCTGGGCGTTTCGTCTCCACCATCAAGGACCGCATCGAGGCCGGCGACTTCGAGTCGGACCTCGATCTGTAG